A genomic region of Populus nigra chromosome 11, ddPopNigr1.1, whole genome shotgun sequence contains the following coding sequences:
- the LOC133668164 gene encoding probable glutathione S-transferase parA: MEDRVTLLDFWPSPWAVRVKVALAEKGIEYESREQNLIDKSPLLLEMNPVHKTIPVLIHNGKPICESLNIVQYIDEVWKDKSPLLPSDPYQRSQARFWADYIDKKIYNNAKKLWKEKGEEQEEVKREFIEGLKTLEGELGDKLYFGGESLGFVDVVLVPVTSWFYSLEICGKFSIEAECPRFTAWIKRCMEKESVSSSLPDPHKVYDYVLLLKKKMGIE; encoded by the exons ATGGAGGACAGAGTGACTCTATTGGATTTCTGGCCAAGTCCATGGGCAGTGAGAGTGAAGGTTGCCTTGGCAGAGAAGGGGATAGAATACGAGTCCAGGGAACAGAACTTGATAGACAAGAGCCCTCTGCTTCTTGAAATGAACCCGGTTCATAAGACGATTCCAGTTCTTATTCACAATGGGAAGCCCATTTGTGAGTCACTTAATATTGTCCAATATATTGATGAGGTGTGGAAGGACAAGTCTCCATTGCTACCCTCGGATCCTTACCAAAGATCCCAAGCCAGATTCTGGGCTGATTACATTGACAAGAAG ATATATAACAATGCCAAGAAGTTATGGAAGGAGAAAGGAGAAGAGCAAGAAGAGGTAAAGAGGGAATTTATAGAAGGCTTGAAGACTCTTGAAGGAGAGCTTGGAGATAAGCTTTACTTTGGTGGTGAAAGCCTTGGATTTGTGGATGTAGTGCTTGTTCCTGTTACCAGCTGGTTCTACTCTCTTGAGATATGTGGGAAATTTAGCATTGAGGCTGAGTGTCCAAGGTTCACTGCATGGATCAAGAGGTGCATGGAAAAGGAGAGCGTGTCCAGTTCACTTCCTGATCCTCACAAGGTCTATGACTACGTATTGCTGCTTAAGAAGAAAATGGGTATAGAGTAG
- the LOC133668292 gene encoding probable glutathione S-transferase parA yields MEDRVTLLDFWSSSWAVRVKVALAEKGIEYESREQNLIDKSPLLLEMNPVHKMIPVLIHNGKPICESLNIVQYIDEVWKDKSPLLPSDPYQRSQARFWADYIDKKIYNNAKKLWKEKGEEQEEVKREFIEGLKTLEGELGDKLYFGGESLGFVDVVLVPVTSWFYSLEICGKFSIEAECPRFTAWIKRCMEKESVSSSLPDPHNIYDFVLLLKQKMGIE; encoded by the exons ATGGAGGACAGAGTGACTCTATTGGATTTCTGGTCAAGTTCATGGGCAGTGAGAGTGAAGGTTGCCTTGGCAGAGAAGGGGATAGAATACGAGTCCAGGGAACAGAACTTGATAGATAAGAGCCCTCTGCTTCTTGAAATGAACCCGGTTCATAAGATGATTCCTGTTCTTATTCACAATGGGAAGCCCATTTGTGAGTCACTTAATATTGTCCAATATATTGATGAGGTGTGGAAGGACAAGTCTCCATTGCTACCCTCGGATCCTTACCAAAGATCCCAAGCCAGATTCTGGGCTGATTACATTGACAAGAAG ATATATAACAATGCCAAGAAGTTATGGAAGGAGAAAGGAGAAGAGCAAGAAGAGGTAAAGAGGGAATTTATAGAAGGCTTGAAGACTCTTGAAGGAGAGCTTGGAGATAAGCTTTACTTTGGTGGTGAAAGCCTTGGATTTGTGGATGTAGTGCTTGTTCCTGTTACCAGCTGGTTCTACTCTCTTGAGATATGTGGGAAATTTAGCATTGAGGCTGAGTGTCCAAGGTTCACTGCATGGATCAAGAGGTGCATGGAAAAGGAGAGCGTGTCCAGTTCACTTCCTGATCCTCACAATATCTATGACTTCGTATTGCTGCTTAAGCAGAAAATGGGTATAGAGTAG